From a region of the Vicia villosa cultivar HV-30 ecotype Madison, WI unplaced genomic scaffold, Vvil1.0 ctg.000045F_1_1_1, whole genome shotgun sequence genome:
- the LOC131622916 gene encoding uncharacterized protein LOC131622916, giving the protein MAKLFVNQGKEYANARPSYPPQLFQFIASKTPSHNLVWDAATGSGQAAKSLATLYKNVIATDVSEKQLEFATKLPNVQYQLTPSTMSIPEVEQIVAPQGTIDLVTIAQGLHWFNLPNFYNQVKWVLKKPHGVIAAWCYLLPIINDEVDILFGQLYYTDSKPYWDSACKLVEENYRSIDFPFEVVDGVDHTGPFEFVTETLMSFDGLLTLIRSWSGYQTAKEKGVELLREDVVEKFKVAWGEDHGPKTAKFPIYLRIGKVGNV; this is encoded by the exons ATGGCAAAACTCTTTGTGAATCAGGGAAAGGAATATGCAAATGCAAGGCCAAGTTACCCACCACAACTCTTTCAATTTATAGCTTCGAAAACTCCTTCTCACAATCTTGTTTGGGATGCCGCCACCGGAAGTGGCCAAGCCGCCAAATCT TTAGCAACATTGTACAAGAATGTGATAGCCACAGATGTAAGTGAGAAACAGCTTGAATTTGCAACCAAACTCCCTAATGTGCAATACCAACTCACCCCTTCCACAATGTCAATTCCAGAGGTTGAACAAATTGTAGCACCACAAGGAACCATAGATCTTGTCACAATTGCTCAAGGACTTCATTGGTTCAACCTCCCAAATTTCTATAACCAAGTCAAATGGGTACTCAAAAAACCTCATGGAGTCATTGCTGCTTGGTGTTACCTTTTGCCAATAATTAACGATGAAGTGGACATTTTATTTGGTCAATTATATTATACCGATTCAAAACCTTATTGGGATTCGGCGTGTAAATTGGTTGAGGAGAATTATAGAAGCATTGATTTTCCTTTTGAGGTGGTGGACGGAGTTGATCATACGGGACCGTTTGAGTTTGTGACGGAGACGTTGATGAGTTTTGATGGTTTGTTAACTTTGATAAGATCGTGGTCGGGTTATCAGACAGCGAAGGAAAAAGGAGTTGAGCTTCTTCGCGAAGATGTAGTTGAAAAATTTAAGGTTGCTTGGGGGGAAGATCATGGCCCTAAAACTGCTAAGTTTCCAATTTATCTGAGAATTGGAAAAGTTGGAAATGTTTGA
- the LOC131622870 gene encoding uncharacterized protein LOC131622870: MDKWRNLPLSKEEEEGVTAEGDEVEEVEVFQRTLVGKLWTENNFNVRAFTSTIIGAWRLKNPVETQEIHKNLFLFKFASKRDLDSVLKNGPWGFDRNLLILDRVTGEEQPSGIDMHFGTFWVRVYDLPLLLRSEPMAKKIGDILGSFEEMDMKDAHRNGKFLRIKVKMDLKKPLKRGTVVRYKEKSHRVFFKYERLPTFCFICGRVGHQMKDCEEMGDLGEEGYEDIDEQDLSYGIWLRASPLPKVYEDQRQRESSSGNCTKSLFLASSSHSRCENEKKEKGGETEVEQEKGVEITDKAKAAKGSPNTHRDHDQRGLKVESVAESLGAVELNSSKPPSKAGVVASISKRKTWSRKKGERKPVVKKAQGKEKEIEAMERKRQLIDVVITEGTLEDMECDDVKRKRIDVGEGGKSVEPEVVLNDQHRLHQ; this comes from the coding sequence ATGGATAAGTGGCGGAACCTACCGCTCTCGAAGGAGGAAGAGGAGGGAGTGACGGCGGAAGGGGATGAGGTAGAAGAAGTGGAGGTCTTTCAGAGAACACTAGTGGGAAAGTTGTGGACAGAGAACAACTTCAATGTGCGAGCTTTCACATCTACCATCATAGGGGCTTGGAGATTGAAGAACCCGGTGGAAACACAGGAGATCCACAAGAACTTGTTTCTGTTTAAGTTCGCATCCAAAAGAGATCTTGATTCGGTGCTAAAAAACGGGCCCTGGGGCTTTGATCGAAACCTGCTAATTCTGGACAGAGTGACAGGCGAAGAACAACCCTCAGGGATAGACATGCATTTTGGTACTTTCTGGGTTCGGGTGTACGATCTACCCCTGCTTCTGAGATCTGAACCTATGGCGAAGAAGATTGGAGATATTCTGGGGAGTTTTGAGGAGATGGACATGAAGGATGCTCACCGGAATGGAAAGTTCCTGAGAATAAAGGTGAAGATGGATCTGAAGAAACCTCTGAAAAGGGGGACAGTGGTCAGGTACAAGGAGAAGAGTCACCGGGTCTTCTTCAAGTACGAACGGTTACCTACTTTCTGCTTCATTTGTGGGAGAGTAGGCCACCAAATGAAGGACTGCGAAGAGATGGGTGATTTAGGGGAGGAGGGCTACGAGGACATAGATGAGCAAGATCTATCCTATGGAATATGGCTGAGAGCTTCGCCCCTTCCAAAGGTGTATGAAGACCAGAGGCAGCGAGAGTCAAGCTCAGGCAACTGCACCAAGAGCTTATTTCTTGCTTCGTCGAGCCATAGCAGATGTGAAAATGAGAAGAAGGAGAAAGGAGGGGAAACTGAAGTTGAGCAAGAGAAAGGGGTAGAGATAACTGACAAAGCCAAAGCTGCCAAGGGATCTCCAAATACACACAGGGACCATGACCAACGAGGGCTTAAGGTGGAATCAGTGGCGGAGTCACTGGGAGCGGTGGAGTTGAATAGTTCTAAACCTCCAAGCAAGGCGGGAGTGGTGGCTAGCATATCAAAGAGAAAGACATGGAGTAGGAAGAAAGGTGAGAGAAAACCGGTTGTTAAGAAGGCCCAAGGAAAGGAAAAGGAAATAGAAGCCATGGAGAGGAAGAGACAGCTTATTGATGTGGTTATAACTGAAGGGACCTTAGAGGATATGGAGTGTGATGATGTTAAGAGGAAGAGAATTGATGTAGGGGAAGGAGGAAAATCAGTCGAACCAGAGGTGGTGTTGAACGACCAACACCGCCTACATCAATGA
- the LOC131622917 gene encoding pyrroline-5-carboxylate reductase-like — protein sequence MEILSDSYTLGFIGAGKMAESIAKGASRSGVLTPSRIVTAAHSNPARKTAFESIGITVLSSNDDVVRASNVVVFSVKPQLVKDVVLKLKPLLTKDKLLVSVAAGIKLKDLQEWAGHDRFVRVMPNTPAAVGQAASVMSLGGAATEEDANLISQLFGSIGKIWKADDKYFDAITGLSGSGPAYIYLAIEALADGGVAAGLPRDLALSLASQTVLGAASMATLSGKHPGQLKDDVTSPGGTTIAGVHELEKAGFRGTLMNAVVAAAKRSRELS from the exons ATGGAAATCCTCTCCGATTCCTACACTCTCGGCTTCATCGGCGCCGGGAAAATGGCCGAGAGCATTGCCAAAGGCGCCTCCCGCTCCGGCGTCTTAACCCCTTCCCGCATCGTAACCGCCGCCCACTCTAACCCCGCTCGTAAAACCGCCTTCGAGTCCATCGGCATCACCGTCCTTTCATCAAACGACGAC GTCGTTCGTGCCAGCAACGTCGTCGTTTTCTCGGTTAAACCTCAATTAG TGAAGGACGTTGTGTTGAAATTGAAGCCGCTGCTAACTAAGGACAAGCTTTTGGTTTCTGTTGCTGCTGGAATCAAGTTGAAAGATCTTCAG GAATGGGCTGGCCATGACAGATTTGTAAGGGTAATGCCAAATACACCTGCTGCAGTTGGCCAGGCAGCATCAG TTATGAGCTTGGGAGGAGCTGCAACAGAAGAAGATGCGAATCTTATATCCCAATTATTTGGGTCAATTGGCAAAATATGGAAAGCTGATGATAAATATTTTGATGCTATAACTGGTCTAAG TGGCAGTGGTCCTGCTTATATTTACTTAGCAATAGAGGCTCTGGCTGATGGAGGAGTAGCAGCTGGTCTACCACGTGATCTTGCATTAAGTCTAGCTTCTCAGACT GTACTAGGAGCAGCATCAATGGCAACCCTTAGTGGGAAGCATCCAGGACAGCTCAAGGATGATGTCACTTCTCCTGGCGGGACAACAATTGCAGGCGTTCATGAGTTGGAAAAAGCAGGTTTCCGTGGAACACTGATGAATGCTGTTGTTGCTGCTGCAAAACGCAGCCGAGAGCTTTCCTAA
- the LOC131622872 gene encoding uncharacterized protein LOC131622872 codes for MGFAFFVDIEYEKVPEFCSFFSCIGHSIHSCKRKGIGNSKEMDRKKNKTDLEKEKKKVIEVDTQCGKEPENNEAGKSNKEGVSNSNKSDEVVILQPVAKAIDDIMVNFVTGPAIDEEGTSESEYIDATQMVDLVPETQIAEAHKKKITDFLQQSWDNMAEEDREADDGVDLFPEKDFQLVTSKKMKNKKSFSIGKTRPVSGKSNLTLWIAYIGILEVWLARLDLKPFAFNNRINNLPNLWCFYEYRGNNSPSKTPITDFFNWSDTNHFIHLPTLGNLFTWCNCRRGRHRTEKRLDRVICNMELIDVCRFAVCNTLPKIKSDHYPILYSINFDDIPFKSQFKFHSMWTKNEDCIKIVEDAWKVKVYGCPMFVLDKKLKILKARLKDWNRNSFGNVHKNVAMAEKDLKDVQTNIALQGYTDSLQDLETKAQHAMESALNMEEDFWKEKSKINRTLHGDRNTKFYHTYAKIRRKTNLISSLVINDTVVTDQAVLENHIEHHFKSLFNNNHIMQDNVLINANIPSMISDNTNALLTLLPSAEEIHGAVLNLNANSAPGPDRFRGIFFHTYWNIIKIDVINVVTHFFSQGWILPNYNANTLVLIPKIKEASYWLPFFHPLFLKNKKGFVSGRNIRDGIYLTSEAINILPNKSFSGNVALKIDIAKAFDTLNWDFLIETLRCFGFNSVFCNRISSILNSATVSIGFNGNQVGYFKCTNGVRQGDPLSPLLFCIAEDVLSRAISNLVITNQLNLIKANRHCFVPSHTLFADDIMIFCRGDSKSLNAIANLLRDCGNTSGQYCNFSKSLIYAGGMTINKHCSLANIIGFTVANPPFTHLGVPIFVGKPKACYFQKIADNIRIKMAAWKAKLLSMAGRVQLVRAVVFSMMVHFLSVYSWPGSIIKRLEGWIRNFIWSGSIDNKKLVTVAWKSCCKKINEGGLGIISLKAYNTASNMNLCWKFLNNTQSWCTLLKARVKRNGRVIKYSIKSSIWIGIKDVHQTVLDNCSWIIGNGNFVNFWMDNWLGESLVSKYKIPDRFHRTLTSKVCDWWSNNSWNVSNNTHVALPDLRNLIACISIPDMDVPDALVWKKSTNGMLSIKEAYKEIIKPCPSAVWSNFPWDIDSPPSHSMLVWRLMHNKVPTDDNLQLRGFSFPSVCSLCLSSTESSKHLFFDCSYVRHIWNWLDSIMLLSFSINGIEDCKRALHHSWSAQVKAVVNACIVGIIYNIWNARNMARFDDVHTHWKTVISQLAGMIKVIGNNTKRCSNTDITSFSLLKRLDIKINPRTDRSLVSVVWSPPSRGWLKCNVDGVASEPLGIRRVAGFFGITMRGMFLALVLLWAVNLQKLLNSWQPSWLWKKPKL; via the exons ATGGGATTTGCGTTCTTTGTCGATATTGAATATGAGAAAGTCCCTGAGTTCTGTTCATTTTTCTCCTGCATAGGACATTCTATCCATTCTTGCAAGAGAAAAGGGATTGGAAATTCTAAGGAGATGGATAGAAAGAAGAACAAAACAGActtagaaaaagagaaaaagaaggtgATTGAGGTTGATACTCAATGTGGTAAGGAGCCAGAAAACAATGAAGCTGGAAAATCTAATAAAGAGGGAGTCTCTAACTCAAATAAATCTGATGAGGTTGTTATTTTGCAACCAGTTGCTAAAGCTATTGATGACATTATGGTTAACTTTGTTACAGGTCCAGCCATTGACGAGGAAGGCACATCTGAAAGTGAATATATAGATGCTACTCAAATGGTAGACTTGGTTCCTGAAACTCAAATTGCTGAAGCTCACAAAAAGAAAATCACAGACTTCCTCCAACAATCTTGGGACAATATGGCCGAAGAAGATAGAGAGGCAGATGATGGTGTTGACCTTTTCCCAGAAAAGGATTTCCAATTGGTCActtcaaagaaaatgaagaacAAGAAATCTTTCTCGATTGGTAAAACTAGACCTGTGTCTGGTAAATCTAATCTGACTTTATGGATTGCTTATATTGGAATATTAGAG GTTTGGCTTGCCAGGCTGGATCTTAAGCCTTTTGCTTTTAACAATAGAATTAATAACCTTCCTAATCTCTGGTGCTTCT atGAGTATAGAGGTAATAATTCTCCTTCCAAAACTCCCATTACCGATTTTTTTAATTGGTCTGATACTAACCACTTCATTCACCTCCCTACTTTGGGAAACCTCTTCACTTGGTGTAATTGTAGGAGAGGAAGACATAGAACTGAAAAGCGTTTAGATAGAGTTATATGTAATATGGAGTTGATTGATGTTTGTAGGTTTGCTGTTTGTAACACCCTTCCTAAGATAAAGTCTGACCATTATCCCATTCTTTATTCTATAAATTTTGATGATATTCCTTTTAAGTCTCAATTTAAATTTCATAGCATGTGGACTAAAAATGAAGACTGTATTAAAATTGTTGAGGATGCTTGGAAAGTTAAAGTGTACGGCTGTCCTATGTTTGTCTTGGATAAAAAACTTAAGATTCTAAAAGCTAGACTAAAAGATTGGAATAGGAACTCTTTTGGTAATGTGCATAAGAATGTGGCTATGGCTGAGAAAGATTTGAAAGATGTTCAAACTAACATTGCTTTGCAGGGCTACACTGACAGTCTTCAGGATTTGGAAACTAAAGCACAACATGCTATGGAATCTGCCCTGAACATGGAAGAAGATTTCTGGAAGGAAAAGTCCAAAATCAACAGGACTTTGCATGGAGATAGGAATACCAAGTTTTACCACACTTATGCTAAAATTAGGAGGAAGACTAACCTTATATCTTCTTTAGTCATTAATGACACTGTGGTTACTGATCAAGCTGTCTTGGAAAATCACATTGAGCATCATTTCAAAAGCCTCTTTAATAACAATCACATTATGCAGGATAATGTTTTGATTAATGCTAATATCCCTTCTATGATTTCTGATAACACTAATGCTCTGCTTACTTTACTTCCTTCTGCTGAAGAGATTCATGGTGCAGTGTTGAACCTCAATGCAAATTCTGCCCCTGGCCCTGATCGCTTTAGGGGTATTTTCTTTCATACTTATTGGAACATTATTAAGATTGATGTCATTAATGTTGTTACTCATTTTTTCTCTCAAGGCTGGATATTGCCTAATTACAATGCTAACACTTTAGTCCTCATTCCTAAAATTAAAGAGGCTAGCT ATTGGCTTCCATTCTTCCATCCATTATTTCTAAAGAACAAAAAGGGTTTTGTTTCTGGTAGGAATATTAGAGATGGTATCTATTTAACTTCTGAGGCTATTAACATTCTTCCTAATAAAAGCTTTAGTGGGAATGTGGCTTTGAAGATTGACATTGCTAAAGCTTTTGACACCCTTAATTGGGATTTTCTTATTGAAACTCTTAGATGTTTTGGTTTTAACTCTGTTTTTTGTAATCGGATTTCCAGCATTCTTAACTCTGCCACTGTTTCTATAGGTTTTAATGGGAATCAAGTTGGCTATTTCAAATGCACCAATGGTGTGAGGCAAGGGGATCCTCTCTCCCCTCTGCTCTTCTGCATTGCTGAAGATGTCCTTAGCAGGGCTATTTCTAACCTTGTCATCACCAACCAGTTGAATCTCATTAAGGCTAATAGACATTGTTTTGTTCCTTCTCACACCTTGTTTGCAGATGATATTATGATATTTTGTAGAGGAGACTCAAAATCTCTCAATGCTATTGCTAATCTTTTAAGAGATTGTGGTAACACTTCTGGCCAGTATTGTAATTTTTCTAAATCTTTGATATATGCTGGTGGAATGACTATAAACAAACACTGTTCTCTTGCTAACATTATTGGATTCACTGTTGCCAATCCTCCTTTTACTCATTTGGGTGTGCCTATCTTTGTAGGGAAGCCTAAAGCTTGTTACTTTCAAAAGATTGCTGATAATATTAGGATAAAGATGGCTGCTTGGAAGGCTAAGCTTTTGTCTATGGCGGGAAGAGTCCAATTGGTGAGAGCTGTTGTCTTCAGCATGATGGTTCACTTCCTTTCTGTTTACTCTTGGCCTGGCAGCATAATTAAAAGATTAGAAGGTTGGATAAGAAATTTTATTTGGAGTGGTAGCATTGACAACAAAAAGCTGGTGACTGTGGCTTGGAAATCCTGTTGCAAGAAAATCAATGAAGGTGGTTTGGGCATTATCTCTTTAAAGGCTTATAACACTGCTAGTAACATGAACCTGTGCTGGAAATTTTTGAATAATACCCAAAGTTGGTGCACTCTTCTTAAGGCTCGGGTTAAGAGAAATGGTAGGGTCATTAAGTACTCCATTAAGTCTTCTATTTGGATAGGAATTAAAGATGTTCATCAGACTGTGCTAGATAACTGTAGTTGGATCATTGGAAATGGCAATTTTGTTAACTTCTGGATGGACAATTGGCTTGGAGAATCCCTTGTTAGCAAGTATAAAATTCCTGACAGATTTCATAGAACTCTAACTTCTAAGGTTTGTGATTGGTGGTCAAATAATAGTTGGAATGTTAGCAACAACACTCATGTAGCTTTACCTGATCTTAGGAATCTGATTGCCTGCATTTCTATACCCGACATGGATGTTCCGGATGCCTTGGTTTGGAAGAAATCCACCAATGGTATGCTTTCGATTAAGGAAGCGTATAAGGAGATCATTAAACCTTGCCCTTCTGCTGTTTGGTCGAATTTCCCGTGGGATATTGATTCTCCCCCGTCTCACTCCATGCTTGTTTGGCGTCTCATGCACAACAAAGTACCTACTGATGATAATTTGCAGTTGCGTGGTTTTTCTTTCCCATCTGTTTGCAGCCTCTGCCTTTCAAGCACAGAAAGTTCTAAGCACCTTTTCTTTGATTGCTCGTATGTGCGACATATATGGAATTGGCTTGATAGTATTATGCTTTTGAGTTTTTCTATCAATGGAATTGAGGATTGTAAAAGGGCTCTTCATCACTCTTGGTCGGCTCAGGTTAAAGCTGTTGTGAATGCTTGCATTGTTGGTATTATCTACAATATATGGAATGCTAGAAATATGGCCAGATTTGATGATGTTCACACTCATTGGAAAACTGTAATATCTCAGCTTGCTGGCATGATCAAGGTCATTGGTAACAACACAAAAAGGTGCTCTAATACTGATATTACTAGCTTCTCTTTGCTTAAAAGATTGGATATTAAGATAAATCCTAGGACGGATCGTTCCTTGGTTAGTGTTGTTTGGTCTCCTCCGTCTAGAGGCTGGCTCAAATGCAACGTTGATGGTGTAGCTTCGGAACCCCTTGGAATTCGGCGTGTGGCGGGATTTTTTGGGATCACGATGCGAGGCATGTTCTTAGCTTTAGTGCTTTTGTGGGCTGTGAACCTCCAGAAATTGCTGAATTCCTGGCAGCCATCATGGCTATGGAAAAAGCCAAAGCTTTAA